TCCAGGATCTTACGGGCATAGTTTTTCCCGGCTTTTTTTTAGTTCAGGTACGACTTTTTCCCGGCAACTGCGGAATAGTTTATGACGGTTGGGTTACGATTTAATAAGGAGGATTGTTCCTAATGGGCGAAAAGAAACAGAAAGAAAAAACAATAGCACAATGGAAAAAGTTCGTGGTGGTCGGTGCCTGCGTCCTTTTTGTTGTACTGATGATTGTCTCGGGCATGGGATTTGGCTGGCTCAGTGCATTTTCCGTCGTCAAGCCCGGCGATGTGGCAGTGATCGATTACACGGTTTACGATGCGGCGGGAAATCCTCTTCTCACAACGGACCAGACGCTCTTTAAACAGGCTGCAGCCCAGGGAAAAGGAATGCTGTACTCCAAGCAGATTTCCATCACCTCCAACCAGTCGCTGGCGCACCCGCTCTTTCCGGTAGAGGTGTACTCAACCAGCTCAGGCTGGGGTGACAAGTTTGCACTTTTCAAACCTGAATACGATGCAATGAGTTCCGGTATCGTTGGCATGAAGGTGAACGGACAGAAACGGATTACCATACCGTCCTCCTCATCAATGACCCAGGTCTGGTCACCTGAAATGCTCAAACGCAATGGCATGAACCTGAGCGATATCAATGTCGGGGATATCCTGACGATGGCCGTGTCGGATAATCCAGAAGAGATGGCATCCAACCAGTCCGCCCTGACGTACATACGGATTGGCGAGATAAGCCAGAAAACCGATGAGGGTGCGGTCGTGGATTTCGGGTACCCCTCCATGGATATCCGCGTGGTATCGATTAATGGAAAATAAGTAATTCATACCCATACTTTTTTTTATAACGACTGTTCACACCTGTTCATGGCAGTGCGTGTGATCTGTTTTTACCAGCCGGGGTGCATGGGATGCATGGAGCAGACCCCGATCAACCGTGAAGTTGAAAAAAACCTTGCCGTCCGGATCGAAGAGATCGATGCGGTGAAAAATCCGCAGATGATCAAGCAGTACGGGTTAAAAGTGACACCGACTATCGTGATACTGGACAATGATGTGGTCAAAGAGCGGCTTGAAGGGGTTGTCCAGACAGAGCAGCTCGAAGCTACCCTGAAAAAATATCTCTGACCTTAAAAAAAAGAATTATGACCGGACCCCGTAGATCCGCTTGATACGGTGAGCTACGGTCTTCCAGCCTTCCTTTCGCATCAGGGGTCCGTCACGGAGCTTGAGGTGCGAGATCTGGAACTGCTTTCCGGAAACCACATACTTCTCACCTACGGTAAACTCCTGTTCGCCTTCACAGGGCATGTAGACCGGAATGGTCTTCCTGCCATCGTGGATGGAGATCTTAACTACCACCTGCTCGATGGCCCGGGTCCAGAGGGTCAGGATATCCTTTGCCTTAGCCCGCTGCACCCGCTTGTCGCCGGCCAGTTCGATGGAGGCTACCTGAACGCCGATGGCGTCATCCCCGCATTCCGCGACGAGGTGTTCTTCTACGCTGCATTCTTCATCTTCAGAGAGTTCAATGGCACCGACAACCGATGTCCCTTCACGGGAGACGATTGTCTTGATGAGCAGGGTCTGCGGCTCACGCTCTTTGGGAATCCGCTGGTGGTGACCGCAGGTAGTGCACCGGACCAGCTGATCGCGGGATTCGGCTACTACTTCGTGTTCGGTCTCATCCCCGCACTCCGGGCAATGGGCGGTAATAAACATTGAATATGAATGGAAACCCTCACATGATAAAGCATGGAGGCACAGGAAATTATCCATTGCCGGGGCCACCCGCTGGTATCCGGCAGTCACCCGACAACCTTTGAAGTAACTGCCGAGTCGCACCTGACGAGCACCGGCAACTGCATCATCGGAATTGCTGCAGACAAAGGCTGTGCCGGCCTTTCAGAAGAATTCAAAAAAGTGCTCTCGCACGACGATGCGCGCCTGCTGACCCGGCTCGCGTGCGGGGATGCCGCAGTCGAGATCCATTCCCGGGGTTCGTCGCAGTTCACTCTCACGCACCCGACCGACATGGTCTGGCGGAAGAGTTCGTTTGTCTGCGGGAGGACGATCGGCATCCTGTCAGACACTGTCGCGGCCACGCTGCCGGACGATCTGATCAGAAACCTGATCGGGGAACAGACAATGGTTGTAACCCTGATTGTTACGCGTCCCGGCTGAGGGTGGTGATCCGTACTTCTGCTTCCGCAAGCATGGTCTCGCACTGCTTGACCAGCACGGCACCCTGCTCATAGAGCCGCATGCTCTCGTCAAGGCCGGTTGTTCCGTCTTCGATCTTTTCGATGATCTGTCTCAGCTGTTCTGTTTTTGTCTCATAGGTTTCTTTCATGATCCACACGCTCCACGATTACGTTGGTATTCCCGTCATAAAACCGGATTTTCATCCGGTCGTCCTTCACGATTGCGCCAGCACTCTTTACAATCA
The sequence above is drawn from the Methanomicrobiales archaeon HGW-Methanomicrobiales-1 genome and encodes:
- a CDS encoding DUF371 domain-containing protein — translated: MEAQEIIHCRGHPLVSGSHPTTFEVTAESHLTSTGNCIIGIAADKGCAGLSEEFKKVLSHDDARLLTRLACGDAAVEIHSRGSSQFTLTHPTDMVWRKSSFVCGRTIGILSDTVAATLPDDLIRNLIGEQTMVVTLIVTRPG
- the xseB gene encoding exodeoxyribonuclease VII small subunit, whose product is MKETYETKTEQLRQIIEKIEDGTTGLDESMRLYEQGAVLVKQCETMLAEAEVRITTLSRDA
- a CDS encoding thioredoxin; its protein translation is MAVRVICFYQPGCMGCMEQTPINREVEKNLAVRIEEIDAVKNPQMIKQYGLKVTPTIVILDNDVVKERLEGVVQTEQLEATLKKYL